The stretch of DNA GTTCCATCGGATCTTTTGTACCTCCTGAAGAGAGAAGTATTTTATATTTAGCAGCAATTTCAGGGTTAAAAATTCCGTTTTCTTTAAAATATTGAAATGCATCGGCATCCAGTACTTCCGCCCACTTGTACGAGTAATAGCCTGCAGAATATCCACCCTGGAAAATGTGTGAGAAACTTGGGCTCATAGCTGTTTCAGGGTTAGAAGGATAAAGCTGAGTTGCTTTTGTATACTGATCTTCAAATTCTTTCACACTTTCGTTGCCTAATTCTCCTACATTAGTATGATACATCATATCCAGAATTCCGAAACCTAATTGCCTCATCGTCTGATAGCCTTCCATAAAGTTTTTGGATTGTTCTATTCTTTCGATTTTATCATCAGGAAGCACTGCTCCGGTTTTATAATGCTTGGCAAAAGTCTTCAGGAATTCGGGTTCGTAACAGAAATTTTCAAGAAACTGTGATGGTAATTCTACGAAATCCCACTTTACGGAAGTTCCTGAAAGACCCGGGTACTGAGTATTAGCCAGTATTCCATGAAGGGCGTGACCAAACTCATGGAATAATGTGGTTACCTCCTGGAATGTCAATAAACTAGGAGTATCTTTTGTCGGTTTACTAAAATTGCAGACAATAGAGATATGCGGACGTGAATTTTCGCCATTCTTTTTGTATTGATTTTTGTAGCTTGTCATCCATGCTCCCGCTCTTTTTCCTTTTCTTGGAAAATAGTCTACATAAAGTAAAGCCTTATATTCGCCATTTTCTTTTACTTCATAGGTTTTTACATCATCGTGATATTTCGGAATGTCATTTCTTTCCTCAAAGGTTAGCCCAAAGAGCTGATGCGCTAATCCGAATACGGCATCTTGTACCTGGTTCAATGGGAAATATGGTTTTAGCTCTTCGTCATTCAGATCAAATTTTGCTTTACGAAGTTTTTCAGCATAAAACGGATGATCATAAGACTGCATTTCATCAATACCATCAGCCTTAGCCAATAATTTTAATTCATCAATTTCTGTTGTGGCAAAAGGCTTCGCTTTTATCAACAGCTCATTCAAGAAGTCAAGAACCTTGGTGGGGGATTTTGCCATTCTTTCTTCCAAAACAAAGTCAGCATAATTTTTATATCCCAGCAGCTCTGCTTTTTGCTGTTTTAGGCTGACAATCTCTTTGATGAGCTCCTGATTATCGAACTCTCCGCCGTCAAATGATTTTTTACCATTCGCTAAAGCCAATTCTTTTCTCAGTTCACGATTTTCTGCATAAGTCATGAATGGAATATAGCTGGGGTATTGTAATGTTATTACCCATCCTTCCAGATTTCTTTCTTTAGCCTCTTCAGCGTATTGCTCAATTATAGCATCCGGGATTCCTGCTAAATCGTCTTTGTTGGTGATATGTTTAAAATAAGCATTAGTAGATGCCAGTACATTTTGTCCAAATTTCAGTGATTTTAAAGACAGATCCATATTGATCTTCTTTAGTTTTTCTTTATCCTCCTCATTCAGTAAAGCTCCACTTCTTACAAAACCTTTATATGTTTCTTCCAAAAGCATTTTTTGTTCTTCATTGAGATTGTATTTCTCTCTTTCATCATATACTTTTTTAATCTTGTTGAACAAAGGTTCGTTCTGGGAGATCTTTGAAGAATATTCTGTTAAAATCGGAGATACTTCTTCCGCTATCTGTTGCAGTTCATCACTTGTTTCAGCAGAATTTACATTGAAAAAAATATTGGAAAGAACATCCAGCTTTTCACCTGAATAAGCTAAAGCTTCAATAATATTTTCAAAAGTGGGTGTTTCCGGATTATTGACAATTGCATTGATTTCGTCTTCAGATCTTTTGATTAACTCTTTAAAAGCAGGAAGATAATCTTCATTTTTAATATGATTAAAAGGTGCAGTATGGTAGGGGGTATTGAAATTTTCTGTTAGAATATTCATTGTTTATTTTTTTATTAATGTAAGAATAATTTGTAAAAAATGAAATCCTCAAAAATAGTGCCTTATTATCAAGTTATGACAAAGATGCTTATCTTTAGTTATTTAATGATTCACCTAATGAAAAAAATACTCTTTTGCTGTCTTTTCGTATATGGTTTCGCTGATGCTCAAATGGAGATCCAGCCCTATGGTGCTACGCCTTCTGAAAGACAACTGGCCTGGCATGATATTGAAGTTTATGGACTGATTCATTTTACACCTACGACTTTTGAAGATAAAGAATGGGGATATGGTGATGCTGATCCGAAAATTTTTAATCCTACCCATTTTGATGCAGATCAAATTGTAAAAGCAGCTAAAGCCGGCGGATTAAAAGGAATAATATTAGTAGCCAAGCATCATGACGGGTTTGCATTATGGCCTACTCAAACAACGGGATATAATATCTCAAAAAGTCCTTTCAGAAACGGTAAAGGAGATATGGTAAAAGAGGTACAGCTTGCTGCTCAAAAATACGGATTGAAATTCGGTGTTTATTGTTCCCCGTGGGATAGAAATAATCCGGAATATGGAACAGCTGATTATCTTTCAGTTTATCAGGCCCAGCTAAAGGAACTATACAGCAATTATGGAAACCTGTTTATGAGTTGGCATGATGGTGCGAATGGTGGAGATGGTTATTATGGAGGTGCCAGGGAAACAAGGAATATAGATAATACCGTTTATTATGATTGGAAAAATACCTGGAATATTACCCGTAAAATGCAGCCTATGGCTAATATATTCAGTGATGTTGGTCCTGATGTTCGATGGGTAGGTAATGAAAAAGGTCATGCCGCTGAAACAAGCTGGGCAACCTTTACTCCGTTGGCTCCGGAAGGAAAAAATGAAGCTGTACCCGGACAGGCTAACTATCCGCAGAGTCCTACAGGTATAAGGAATGGACAATTTTGGATGCCGGCGGAATGTGATGTTCCCCTCAGAAAAGGTTGGTTTTTTCATGCTCAGGAGAAACCCAAGACTCCCGAAGCTTTATTTGATCTTTACCTGAAAAGTGTTGGGAGAGGTGCCGGATTAGACTTAGGGCTGGCTCCAGATACCCGAGGTCAGCTTCATGAAGATGATGTAGCAGCATTACAGACTTTTGGAATGATGATCGAAA from Chryseobacterium piperi encodes:
- a CDS encoding M3 family metallopeptidase, giving the protein MNILTENFNTPYHTAPFNHIKNEDYLPAFKELIKRSEDEINAIVNNPETPTFENIIEALAYSGEKLDVLSNIFFNVNSAETSDELQQIAEEVSPILTEYSSKISQNEPLFNKIKKVYDEREKYNLNEEQKMLLEETYKGFVRSGALLNEEDKEKLKKINMDLSLKSLKFGQNVLASTNAYFKHITNKDDLAGIPDAIIEQYAEEAKERNLEGWVITLQYPSYIPFMTYAENRELRKELALANGKKSFDGGEFDNQELIKEIVSLKQQKAELLGYKNYADFVLEERMAKSPTKVLDFLNELLIKAKPFATTEIDELKLLAKADGIDEMQSYDHPFYAEKLRKAKFDLNDEELKPYFPLNQVQDAVFGLAHQLFGLTFEERNDIPKYHDDVKTYEVKENGEYKALLYVDYFPRKGKRAGAWMTSYKNQYKKNGENSRPHISIVCNFSKPTKDTPSLLTFQEVTTLFHEFGHALHGILANTQYPGLSGTSVKWDFVELPSQFLENFCYEPEFLKTFAKHYKTGAVLPDDKIERIEQSKNFMEGYQTMRQLGFGILDMMYHTNVGELGNESVKEFEDQYTKATQLYPSNPETAMSPSFSHIFQGGYSAGYYSYKWAEVLDADAFQYFKENGIFNPEIAAKYKILLSSGGTKDPMELYKNFRGSEPKVESLLKRAFG
- a CDS encoding alpha-L-fucosidase, whose amino-acid sequence is MKKILFCCLFVYGFADAQMEIQPYGATPSERQLAWHDIEVYGLIHFTPTTFEDKEWGYGDADPKIFNPTHFDADQIVKAAKAGGLKGIILVAKHHDGFALWPTQTTGYNISKSPFRNGKGDMVKEVQLAAQKYGLKFGVYCSPWDRNNPEYGTADYLSVYQAQLKELYSNYGNLFMSWHDGANGGDGYYGGARETRNIDNTVYYDWKNTWNITRKMQPMANIFSDVGPDVRWVGNEKGHAAETSWATFTPLAPEGKNEAVPGQANYPQSPTGIRNGQFWMPAECDVPLRKGWFFHAQEKPKTPEALFDLYLKSVGRGAGLDLGLAPDTRGQLHEDDVAALQTFGMMIEKTFANNLAKGATIKTSNSRDQVHIPANLLDNDQHSFWATSDNVHQASLEINLPVPQTFDIISLQEFIPLGQRIEAYTIEVFNGKVWEKIYDGTSIGAKRLIKLTHPLTTDKLRINITESPVCITLSELGLYKKTIL